aatttgAATAAAGTCTAGAATTTAGTTTACAGTAATGTATTATACCAGTGATGATTTCTCAGTTTTGGAAAATGTACCATGGAAATACAAGGTGATAACATTAGGGGAAATTGAAACTTGGTAAGGGGCATATGGGCACCCTCTGGACCATCtctgtaacttttctgtaaatctaaaattattccaaaatgaaagccttattttaaaacaatccaaaggatcagaaaaagaaatgtaaaataggaCTGAATAGATTAAGTGAAAACCATGCTTGAAGATTTGTTGAAACTCTGCTATTTGACAGTCATTCAAGATACAAGGTGAATAATATGTTATGTAAGTAAAAAATTAACAGTCCAGTGGGAACACCAGATTTATCAACTAAGAAAATATGTTCTAAAATGATAGAAAACAGCAGAAGACCAGGAGTCTGTCAGTCTGGGTTCTAGGGTCTAGATTTGGATCTTCCATACACTacttttagcattttcttttctagtaGTCGAGAGTTTCCAAAATGAGGAAGGactaaaatgatttataatttacTTTCAAATTCAAAAACTCTATTCTCCTACTAAGTAACCGCATGTGCTTCCAGTGCCAATGTATCTTTCTACACTCTGTATGATGCAGAAGCTGGCACTCTGccaactttctcttttttcttttcagtttctccttGCTTGGATTCACCATTAGGGATACTAGAGGGAAgttgaaaggctggagatggaaAAAGGGACTTCCTTCTTCCTGTTTGCCTCCTCTCTGCTTGCTGTGCCTGTCAGCATCACCCAGCCACACTCATCACCTCAGCAACCTTggttgttttccaaagcagcagcTGAATCCAGTTAGTTTTTCTGATGCTAGAGGAGCTCTGCACCTCACACCCTCACTCAGAAACACCTGCACCAGCCAGTAGTGCCTCTCCCTGAGGGGTGCATTATGACCCAGAGGGCCTCCTCTAAGCTCAGAGACACTAGCACCAGCCAGGCAGCATCCACCTCTGCTCAGGTATTTGAGTTTCACCTCCACAGGTTCTTCCTCCAAGCTTTAAGAGTttggggtttttatttatttatttaagtcttaGTAGTtctaacctctttcctttattttcccttttctaggAGTGAAAGCTGCTTCCTACAAATGCTACATTTTTATCTCAAAGTTTGATTTTTTCAAATAACTAGTTAACAACTGTCAAAACTAAGAAGTTACAATTTTAAAGATGTAATTGGCTTTTATTAGTGATTCTAGAATTGGGCAATATTTCGTTCTATCAAACAGAATGAGTGTTCTCAATGAGCTGAGCAGAAGAGCTTGGCTTTGTAGGCAGAAAAAGGCTGAAGATAGCAGAAAAAGGCTGAAGATAgcatttttttcagagaaaaaaaatggactgGCCTTTTCAAAGATACTTGAAACAGAAGGGACTTATGTGTTATAGTGACTCAGGCTGACTGAGTTAatggtttttttgggttttttttttttgttttttttttgttgtttgttttgtttttttgtttgtttgcggGGGAGTTGAAAATGGCTAATTTTGAAGTTTAGTCTGATTACGTGGCACCTCGCACAAGTGACTCTCTTCTGGTTTGCctgctgtattagttcattctacactgctataaaaaaatatccatgacttggtaatttataaaggaaagatatttaattgactcacagttctgcatggctggggaggcctcaggaaacttacaatatgttggaaggcaaaggggaagcaagcatcttcttcacaaggcagcggGAGGGAGTGAGTGCAAACAGGGGAAATGCCAGtagtttataaaaccatcagatctcgcgagactcactcactagcacaagaacaacatgggggaaaccatgTTGttcccataatccaatcacctcccatcaggttcttcccttgacacatgggtattataattcaagatgagatttgggtggggtcacagagccaaactatatcacctgtTTGGCTGGGGCCTAATACAGGAGGCTAACCCAAAACAGTAGCTcccataaaatttatttaacacaAATTCATACTTAGTTAATTCTTTATACCAAAattcccctttaaaaaaaaaaaaaggcaacagtgTACTTTCTCTTTACTGGACTTTGAGAAAAGATTAGCAAATAAATAGCTAACAGATAAtgagctgaaaaaataaaaaacaactttagcaaaTAAATAGCTAACAGATaatgaactgaaaaaaataaaaaaaattgcttagCTACATAGTAAGACAAATCATTAAGTCTAGTAAAAACCTTTATCTTTAAAGCAAGATAGTCTaccttaaatgaaaaaaatagaaaatgggcaATAAACCACATACTGACATTCAAAACTAATTGTTTAACATTTAGAGTAATTCTATTTGACACTATATATAGGTAAGAATGTTGGTGAGATAAAGTAACCACACTCTTTAATCTTTAAATCTCTTATATAAGCAAGAAATCGATATCACAAttcaatttgggaagaaaaaaaaaaaagacaacacaaCACATACTAGTAGAAAGTGATATTCTGGTTAAATTTAACATAACTTACTTAGCACATATCTGTCTGAAATTCTAGTATAATTTGCCTTTTTGTATATTCttgatatatttaaaagattttactGTAATTCACAAACTGAGACCATAGTCTTCTCATTGCCACCTTCATCTCTTTATTCCTAAAAGTATAGATGACTGGATTTAAAACAGGTGTGATAACTGCATCAAAGATGGCAAGGAATTTATCTAGATGTGATGTGGGAAAtgggaaaatatagaaaaatattaatggcCCAAAGAACAAAACCACCACAGTGACATGAGCTGACAGTGTAGAGAAAGCCTTGAATATACCACCCGAAGATTTTTTCTGAACAGTCACCAAAATAAAGATGTAAGAgattatgagaattaaaaaagaagccagagaaaTAAATCCACTATTGGCAGTAACCATGAATCCCAATGTGTAGGTCTCTATGCAAGCCAGTTTGATAAATCGAGGAAGATCACAAAAGAAACTATCTAATTCATTAGGGCCACAGAACGGCAGGTCTACAACAAAAGCCAACTGAATCACTGAGTGAATAATACCTATAATCCAGGAGATGACTAAAACCAAAATGCACCTTTGTGGGCTCATGATGGTCAGGTAGTGGAGAGGCTTACATATGGCCACATATCGGTCAAAGGCCATGACTATAAGCAGCACCATCTCAGTGCCCCCAACTGCATGGATAAAGAAGATCTGAGCCACACAGCCCCCAAAAGAGATGGTTTTGTGCTTCCTGAAAAGGTCATAAATCATCTTGGGAGCTGTGGAGGAGCAAAATACCAAATCAATGATGGAAAGGTTGGCCAGCAGGAAGTACACAGGGGACTGTAAACGAGAGTCAGAGGTCACAGTTAGCACAATCAGGAGGTTTCCCATCAGACTTGACACATAGAACactgaagaaaagaggaagaggaggagctggaTCTTCCACGAATTGGAGAGTCCCAGGAACACAAACTCAGAGACCACAGAATGATTGGCTTCATCCATTGCCTCTGTCGGCTGTGACAACTCTCATGCTACCTGAAAGAGTAGAGTAAGGAGAAACTTTGATTTAGGACAAAAAGCACTGATGTTCGCAAAATCACGAGCAATTCATATGTTGTCAGAAAACTAGACAAGGGCTAATATATGCCTTTGGAGACAACTTCAGTCACAAAGCAACTCATATTCCTCTATCATAAATTTTGTCACCAGAAAGTACCTTGCACAGAATAAGAACTCATTTACTTACTTGAATGGAtacctttgtttcatttttaagtatTGTTTTATAGCCATATCTCAGATATGACTGTAAGCTAAAGACTTTTTGTAAAGTATGTGAAATAGTTAAGTGACAGTGGGTTTCATAACTTGGGCATCCttgatatacattttatttatttatttatttatttatttatttatttatttatttatttttgagacaggatcttgctctgtcacccaggctggagtgcagggcatgatcacagctcactacaacctgcctgcaattcctgagttcaagcaatcctcccacctcagcctccgcctctcaagtagctggcactacaggcacataccaccacgcttggctaatttttgtactttttgtagagatagggtctcgctgtttcctaggctggtctctagctcctgggctcaagtgatcttcccacctcagcctcccaaagtgctggtattacaggcatgagccaccatgcctagccctcaATATACTAATATCATTTATATGACCATGTTGACAAGTAAGTTCTTTCAAtattaatatgcatttttaagGCCTGGAGATGTAAATTTCTCATATCTGTGAATTGGGTAGATAAGGTGAATTACCTATAAGAAGGCAAGAACTATAGGAGTAGAGGATGCCAGATCATGGCACTCAACCATGAATGCTAGAAAAAGTGACACGATTATGGGTGCTGTTAAGGAGATTCTAAGAGGGATTATTTCCTAAGGGAGGAAAGAATGTGAGACATTAAAAAAAGGCAACCAGAATGAAAGCGATGAGTTGTAAATCTTAAGTAAAGGAGAACAAGAAAGagtgaaaatatcagaaaatttaGAAACTTTCTATCTACTTTAACTGCCTGTTAAAGTCTCTGTCTAGCTTTAAATGAGATATTTAACCTCATTCATAAATAAACACATACTAAAATAGTAAGATACCAGTTGTTTCATCAGTTTGGCAGATATGCAAACATTTGAGAAAAGTCAGAGCTTGGTAGGAAATGGAAAAATAGGCTGTTTCATAACTGGTGATGGGGAAGTAAACTGAGAAAACATTTGCCAATGTGGAAACATCTTCTGAATTTTTATATTCTCATATACTTTGACTCAGTTCCATtttgggggcagggaggaaaATCCTTGAAAATACCTACATGTGCATATGAACAAAGTGGACAAAGAAATagcatttctttgttatttttgctaaagcattgctttgtttgtttgttttgttttagtttttgagatggaatctcaccctgtcaccaggctggagtgcagtggtgcaatctcagctcactgcaacctccgactccctggttcaagtgattctcctgcctcagcctcccaaatagctgggattgcaggcatgcgccaccacaccaggctaatttttgtattttcagtaaagacggggtttcaccatattgcccagtatggtctcgatctcctggcctcacgatccgcccacctcagcctcccaaagtgctggtattacagatgtgaaccaccacacctggcctaaagcgTTGTTTTAAGAGCAAAATCCTGACACTAACGTCAATGTATAGACTAAGAAGCTAGTTAAATAACTTATCTTAGATAGTTTccgtgaaatactatgcagccatttatAATATTGAGGTAGATCTAAATATACTGAGGAGAGATAGGGGAGAGGTTGTCAGTTGCCTACACTACGTCATTCCATCtggacttaaaaacaaaattagtcaaataaaataataagtagatAGAAAATGTCTAGATTGATACACAAAAACCTGTTAATAATTATCTCCAAGGGTTGGGATTGAGACAGTAATGAAGGAAAAGATAACTTTTACGTTTCACTTTGTGCTTTTACTAGCTTACATTTTTGCAGTGAGCACACATCAATTTCACTCTTACAATAAggtaaatgttttccaaaaattaCACAATTAATGTCTTCAGAGTATCCAAAGATATTACTGTAATCTAACCCTCAAATCAAGATAAGAATCAAAGCAACTCCCAAAACATTCACTAACTTTGTTACTTCACTTCTCCCTACACCTTATACACTCTGAGCTAAACTACTTCTTTTTTGCTGGACATGTTCCCAAAAGGCATTTActcttcacacatacacacacacacacacacttcagctCATGTCCACTCCACATTCTTCACTCAGCCTACATGCCTTTGTCATCATTACATCTCTCTAATTCTTCCTATTTTCTTTAGTACCCACTCTGTCTAATTCCTTTCTCCATGAAGTCCTCTTTGATACCCTTACCTTTATATACACTAAATGGAAATAAACCTTGTTTATACTGTGGTAACAAAACCGAAAACCTTTTTACTAATAGTGTGCTAAGAGTGATCTAACAAAGAACGCTATTGAATTTCCGATCATTGTAAATAATGTGTCTTCAACATGTCTTCAAATTAtccttttcagacttttgcatgaTAACAGTATAAATGGCATTTACATTCATAAAGGGCAACTCAACTTGGAATAAATTAAGTTCCTTTCACACTGATTATCATCAGCACCTGTCCCACTGAAGCAATTTATTTAAGTGAATGATTAAATTCTAAATTGCTCCCCTAGAAGCTGAAAGACACTCTATCAATGTCTCCAATTTCCACTCACTCCtaaaaccattttaatttttacacaagacttttgttttatctttaaaataacacttttttatttttatatataagattaGCAAAGATTTATATTAGATTATTCCTAGTGTTgctaaaaatttggaaaacaggtTTATCTGCTCCTTGTTGGTACTACTGCCTTCTAGCCAGTCTGTCGTGTTCTATCTCTATTTTAAACTTAAGGTCTTTAGGTACCACACTTTGTATTAGTCCCCACTGAACATTTTTTTTGAAGCAGGGCAGAATAGTTGTTTAAATCTGATCTCTTCCATAATGACAGAGTTAAGCTCTCCACTTAGCTCACTCCTACAAAAGGAAAACAGGTTATCAGTGGTGATAAGCCACTCAATCCCAGTGTGGCTTTGTAGTGTTCTGAATCTCATGATTGTGTTTAACACAGAGCACCGACCTCTCCCACACTCCTACTATTAAGCCCAGaatgtaagaaaagaaagatactTCAAAGATCATCTACTGATCAACTCATTCTCTCCTCTGCTCAGATTGCTCATCCCTGTGCTGCCCAACATAATTAGGAAATGAATTAAAGTCATGTGAGCTAATCACCAATCCAAATAAGGATGATAATTCTAATGATTTTTAAGTAGATCAGTGTTTGAAGTCTCTCAGATAAAGATGGATAGAAAGAGCTCGGGACACCACTCAAAATACGAAAAAGATGGACAGGAATGGGCACGGGAGCTGCATGCTCCCAAAATTACTGTTCTTACTGCCATCAACAATACAGCAAGCCTTGTAGAAGTCTGTTGTTATGACTTGAATGAAACTTTGCTAACGATtgtaaaattctttcattttaggTTTAAGAAAACCAAGGTACAAAGAATTACTCTGCTAAAGCTACAGAACAAGTTGGTGGCAAATCCAGAATACGTTTGACTTTTGGTTTCCTTAGTACAGGTTATTTCTACTACATcgtgtttcttttgctgtgataATCTTTGTGTACTGTACGTGGCCTAGGAAACCATAACATACCAAAATTAGTTTGTTTAGCATTGTCTACTTGCACTGTACTCAAATCTTCCACTCTGGCTTTATTATTTGCCTGGAGACCCACACACGACACATCTGTGCAAATGTCACTGGAATAACCTTTCCAATACTGAACACGAAATCATGACTTGACTCTACTCATTCAGATGCCTTCTATATTTCGGTTGTTAGTCTGCTGCAATTTTCCTGTTGAATAACAGATAATTCATTACTCCTAATTGATTAAATTCTCCCTCTCACTGTTCTGTGTGTTTCCACTTAAAGATCTGAACTCCATCAAAGTCAGTTTCTAACCATTTAACCTACCTGGACCAGTGTTGAAATAGAGGATCACAAAATGCAGAGCTCACTAATGTTATGATCGTCACTTGGCATAAAAAGTCATGTGTAATACCTCCATAGGGGGAAAGGGAGCTAATTAGCAGCACAGAAAAGTTACTTAAATGTTGCTGTAGAGACCTGGGATTGCCATCCTGAGTACATTTGGCCAAGGGAATTAATTCTGTGCCATCCACAGAACTTTGGCCACAGCAATTAAAGGGAAAAGCTGGCAATGGGTCACTTgatgggaaggaagaagagaaactagGGACCTTTTGTGTGTAAAAAttacagatttttgtttgtttgtttgtttttgtttttgagacagagtctccctcagtcgcccaggctggagtacagtggcacgatctcagctcactgcaagctccacctcccaggttcacgccattctcctgcctcagcctccccagtagctgggactacaggtgcccgccaccacgcccggctagtttttttgggttttttttttttgcattttttagcagagacgggggtttcaccctgttagccaggatggtctcgatctcctgatctcgtgatctgcccactttggcctcccaaagcgctgagattacaggtatgagccactgcaccttgcctgTTTTATCTTTTTACCTGCTTGTTTTCCTTATCTATAAGGGAAGAAACGCCgtaagaatgaaaatatatacttTCCAAAAAGTGAAATCAAGTTTACcattgaggaaggaaggaagaacggaagggaagggaaggggagaggagaaggggaagggaggggaggggacgggaggggaggggaggggacgggagggAGAGGCCTCCAATGTGGCATCTAAAATGTGATCCATGCCCCACTAGAAAGGATAACTAAATTAGAGGTAATCATATGTACAGTTGTGTAGTCAACATTTGGTTAGTTCTTAATCGTGTGTATGATATGGGGAGATGAATAAGGTGTTATAAAAGCAGCATACCAGGATGGACTAAAAATACTAGTAcagctgaaataaagaaaatcagtaatTGACTTAACCTCTCATAGattaagtttttttatttataaaaacaatcaacaaaacagaaaacctctgattatgttttatttctttacatcAAAAATATGCAGAGTCAGTGAAAGGGCCActgataaattataattatacagAGTATACTATATCACTTATCTATTGCTGCACAACAAAGTAGCTTAAATCAATAACGTTTTACTCACTCATGTGTCTGCAATTCAGGCTAAGGTCAGCTGGGCAGTTCGTCTGCTGGTCTCCCCTGGGCTTTCTCATGAGACATTAGTTATCTGGCAACTTG
The DNA window shown above is from Chlorocebus sabaeus isolate Y175 chromosome 29, mChlSab1.0.hap1, whole genome shotgun sequence and carries:
- the LOC103231300 gene encoding olfactory receptor 4F6: MDEANHSVVSEFVFLGLSNSWKIQLLLFLFSSVFYVSSLMGNLLIVLTVTSDSRLQSPVYFLLANLSIIDLVFCSSTAPKMIYDLFRKHKTISFGGCVAQIFFIHAVGGTEMVLLIVMAFDRYVAICKPLHYLTIMSPQRCILVLVISWIIGIIHSVIQLAFVVDLPFCGPNELDSFFCDLPRFIKLACIETYTLGFMVTANSGFISLASFLILIISYIFILVTVQKKSSGGIFKAFSTLSAHVTVVVLFFGPLIFFYIFPFPTSHLDKFLAIFDAVITPVLNPVIYTFRNKEMKVAMRRLWSQFVNYSKIF